One genomic segment of Virgibacillus doumboii includes these proteins:
- a CDS encoding nuclease-related domain-containing protein — protein MNSPIILKPRDIPREMLQTEALSRRLAPRHFKKNDVDQDAKNLRAGYNGEKSLDFTLNFLGGSYHILHNLRIRDINDFFQMDTLIPSIKFILISEVKNIAGTVIYDEFGQTIRISKNGEEKNLGNHMEQVNLQHLRLQRFIREHNFPAIPIEKLIVYSDPKTIIKNITNNKFIRDTVIHKEQFLTKLNEFAAIHKTASVTLKQLELLSATLIKAHTPKEIDIMEKYRASIEDLLLGVFCPKCGALPMQWMNAKWNCNQCGAASKTAHIPALKDYSLLFGNMINNRQAREFLKLGNIHTAKRILIQFKQVGNTSARKYILHF, from the coding sequence TTGAACTCCCCGATAATTTTAAAACCCCGTGACATTCCACGTGAAATGCTGCAGACCGAAGCATTGAGTCGGAGGCTGGCACCCCGCCACTTTAAAAAGAACGATGTCGATCAGGATGCAAAAAATCTCCGTGCAGGCTACAATGGTGAAAAATCGTTGGACTTTACGTTAAACTTCCTGGGTGGGTCCTACCATATTCTCCATAACTTACGAATCCGTGATATAAATGATTTTTTTCAGATGGATACATTAATACCCTCCATTAAATTTATTCTCATTAGTGAAGTGAAAAATATTGCGGGCACCGTTATCTATGACGAATTCGGCCAAACCATCCGAATCTCAAAAAATGGCGAAGAGAAGAATCTTGGTAACCATATGGAACAGGTAAATCTTCAGCATCTGCGTCTTCAGCGGTTTATCAGAGAGCATAATTTCCCCGCAATACCAATCGAAAAGCTCATAGTCTACAGCGATCCAAAAACTATTATTAAAAATATCACCAACAATAAATTTATCAGGGATACTGTCATCCATAAGGAACAATTCCTTACCAAATTAAATGAATTTGCTGCTATACATAAGACAGCATCAGTCACATTGAAACAACTGGAACTTCTTTCTGCCACGTTAATCAAAGCACATACACCTAAAGAGATTGATATTATGGAAAAATATAGGGCATCTATCGAAGACCTATTACTTGGCGTTTTTTGCCCGAAATGTGGAGCGCTGCCAATGCAGTGGATGAATGCAAAATGGAATTGTAATCAGTGTGGAGCTGCCTCAAAGACTGCGCATATTCCAGCCTTGAAAGATTATAGTTTGCTGTTTGGAAACATGATTAATAATCGCCAGGCGAGGGAATTTTTGAAACTTGGCAACATACACACAGCAAAAAGAATACTTATTCAGTTCAAACAGGTTGGAAATACAAGCGCAAGAAAGTATATTCTACACTTTTAA
- a CDS encoding methyl-accepting chemotaxis protein translates to MMLLTKSKKEAVAELKDDAYTIEDVSNRINELLKLLQITDQDFENVKKIDDLMEAHAAEMAERHYQMIMKIPEIKEILEQNSYYERYTATITKYFRELTRPKFTEEYVAYRKKIGRVHSRIGLTDEWYIGSYLRVYEYLLPIIVKKYRHSPGTLSDIILSLIRIITFDTLVVIGSTQEANDYLLVQNISKVMEYVIGADKMKVLAESVDSTVDETSSVSAAAQELSASIEQVTKNAEDVAKNAEKTAKEAEEGQKVIEGTLNGFLDIASEFTTTKEKIDNLIDHMSSTTKVIEFIKDIADETNLLALNASIEAARAGEHGKGFAVVADEVRKLAEQTKTSVEQISTTINQIQENSNEVAGEVKGMSASLQDRVGHARQSIEVIGLMTKQINQVGESISNIAAITQEQTSATQDITDRMENVHKHTENIKLHAGETGESIYQVSSEVDELRKNTIKSIPELTPEQLIRVVQTEHSLYQWWAYNALLGYHSIEELKEVKHDECRFGKWYEEMKQGSFATLPSFKAIEKPHREFHALVEDVKHSITQGNKRDANEMMAELNGRTNEIIGLLRELQKDVVL, encoded by the coding sequence ATGATGTTATTAACCAAGTCAAAAAAAGAAGCAGTTGCCGAGCTGAAGGACGATGCTTATACAATAGAAGATGTCAGCAATCGAATCAACGAATTACTGAAGCTTCTTCAAATTACCGATCAGGACTTTGAAAATGTAAAGAAAATTGATGATCTCATGGAAGCGCATGCTGCCGAAATGGCTGAACGTCATTATCAGATGATCATGAAAATTCCTGAGATTAAAGAGATTTTGGAGCAAAACTCTTACTATGAAAGATACACAGCGACAATCACAAAGTATTTCAGAGAGTTAACCAGGCCGAAATTCACTGAAGAATATGTTGCATACAGGAAGAAAATCGGTCGGGTACATAGCCGGATTGGTTTAACGGATGAATGGTATATTGGTTCTTATTTACGGGTTTACGAATATTTACTGCCGATTATTGTGAAAAAGTACCGCCATTCACCGGGGACACTATCAGACATAATCCTTTCGCTGATTCGCATCATAACTTTTGACACATTGGTCGTTATTGGCTCAACCCAGGAGGCGAATGACTATCTCCTTGTTCAAAATATAAGTAAGGTAATGGAATATGTTATTGGTGCAGATAAAATGAAAGTTCTGGCTGAAAGTGTTGATTCAACGGTTGATGAGACATCAAGTGTCAGTGCCGCTGCACAGGAATTGAGTGCATCAATCGAGCAGGTAACCAAAAATGCGGAAGATGTTGCAAAAAATGCAGAGAAAACGGCAAAGGAAGCTGAAGAAGGTCAAAAGGTCATCGAAGGAACATTAAATGGTTTTCTGGACATAGCAAGCGAGTTTACAACTACAAAAGAAAAAATTGATAATTTAATCGATCACATGTCGAGTACAACGAAAGTGATTGAGTTCATTAAAGATATTGCCGATGAGACGAATCTGTTGGCGTTAAATGCGAGTATCGAAGCGGCACGTGCAGGTGAACATGGAAAGGGATTTGCTGTGGTAGCTGATGAAGTCCGGAAACTAGCGGAGCAAACCAAAACATCCGTTGAACAAATTTCAACAACCATTAACCAAATCCAGGAGAATTCGAATGAAGTAGCAGGTGAGGTTAAAGGTATGTCAGCGTCACTGCAGGACCGGGTGGGCCATGCCAGACAATCGATCGAGGTCATTGGCTTAATGACGAAACAAATTAATCAGGTTGGTGAGTCGATCAGCAATATTGCGGCTATTACGCAGGAACAGACATCAGCTACTCAGGACATAACGGATCGGATGGAAAATGTACATAAACACACGGAAAACATTAAACTTCATGCCGGAGAAACCGGTGAATCCATTTACCAGGTTAGCTCAGAAGTTGATGAATTAAGGAAAAACACAATTAAAAGTATTCCTGAACTGACACCGGAACAATTGATCCGAGTAGTTCAGACTGAACATTCCCTATATCAGTGGTGGGCTTATAATGCCTTATTAGGCTATCATTCTATTGAAGAATTAAAGGAAGTTAAACATGATGAATGCCGATTTGGCAAGTGGTACGAAGAGATGAAACAGGGATCATTTGCAACGTTGCCATCTTTTAAAGCGATTGAAAAACCGCACCGGGAATTTCATGCGCTGGTTGAAGATGTAAAACATTCTATTACGCAGGGAAACAAACGAGATGCGAATGAAATGATGGCTGAATTGAATGGTAGAACGAATGAGATTATTGGATTGTTGAGGGAATTGCAGAAGGACGTTGTGCTTTAA
- a CDS encoding GNAT family N-acetyltransferase, with product MNTSIRMLHSNDYPHLEAMDTGIEDDYVKRVFNRLATGNNFLYGLFLDNGQMVSIGGISIYAGHYAMLGRLRSDRRFAGKGYSTMLMEYMMNEAFQMSGVQWVGANTQENNTSARRVIEKVGLSPYTMMHGAITKDTSALESGAKPWNPITDLERKKDWIDEMYIKPSSVFPYECYYTFPSSKELFQEHDLEEWSFYENDAQTRVLITKTDRKKHHYLHAVYPWSDITSQKGLWETISNDYWKFAKQTDGETYIWMDLTKEEAASLPAGHQFNLPSPWILYGINKSSWLTLKEMA from the coding sequence ATGAACACATCAATTCGCATGCTGCACAGTAATGACTATCCACACCTGGAAGCGATGGACACGGGCATTGAAGATGACTATGTCAAACGTGTTTTTAATAGACTCGCAACAGGAAATAACTTCCTTTATGGATTATTCCTGGATAACGGCCAGATGGTAAGCATTGGTGGTATTTCGATTTATGCAGGGCATTATGCAATGCTGGGACGACTGAGAAGTGACCGCCGATTTGCGGGAAAGGGATATTCGACAATGCTGATGGAGTATATGATGAATGAAGCATTCCAGATGAGCGGCGTACAGTGGGTAGGTGCAAATACGCAAGAAAACAATACATCCGCACGGCGGGTGATCGAAAAAGTCGGTCTATCTCCATATACGATGATGCATGGTGCGATTACAAAGGATACATCTGCACTGGAATCCGGTGCTAAACCATGGAACCCCATTACTGATCTCGAGCGAAAAAAAGATTGGATAGACGAAATGTATATTAAACCATCATCGGTTTTTCCATACGAATGCTATTACACCTTTCCAAGTTCAAAGGAGCTATTTCAGGAGCATGATTTGGAGGAATGGTCTTTTTATGAAAATGACGCACAAACACGGGTGCTCATTACAAAAACGGATCGAAAAAAACACCATTATTTGCATGCCGTTTATCCGTGGAGTGACATTACTTCGCAAAAAGGGCTTTGGGAAACCATTTCGAATGATTACTGGAAGTTCGCAAAGCAGACTGACGGCGAAACATACATATGGATGGATTTAACGAAAGAGGAGGCAGCATCCCTCCCAGCCGGGCACCAATTCAATCTGCCTTCCCCGTGGATTTTGTATGGAATCAATAAATCGAGTTGGCTGACGCTGAAGGAGATGGCCTAA